A window of Pseudodesulfovibrio hydrargyri contains these coding sequences:
- a CDS encoding integration host factor subunit alpha codes for MSTLTKAGIVDYIYERTDKNRAEIKDLVETILEIMKKSIKKDHALLISGFGKFEAYDKRARKGRNPQTTQTITLPPRKVVVFRLSRKFRAELNP; via the coding sequence ATGAGCACTCTCACCAAAGCCGGAATCGTGGACTACATCTACGAACGCACCGACAAAAACCGCGCCGAGATCAAGGACCTGGTGGAGACCATCCTTGAGATCATGAAGAAGTCCATCAAGAAGGACCACGCCCTGCTGATCTCCGGTTTCGGCAAGTTCGAGGCGTATGACAAGCGCGCCCGCAAGGGCCGCAACCCGCAGACGACCCAGACCATCACCCTGCCCCCGCGCAAGGTGGTCGTGTTCCGGTTGTCCCGCAAGTTCCGCGCCGAGCTGAATCCCTAG
- a CDS encoding SPOR domain-containing protein: MKKTILALAVLTAAALVLGGCFRKHIESAPPVRQPAKQAETAPPPVIEETYVVGDEKPLDEPIDEVYEVDAAKQAGTKPPAVGEDDLAEEPLPDADQLKREAEAAAAQGTPPAVEPPAQQAVEPTVKADAKPAASTVAEPAPVRTPTNPEDEIVGIGDVAGTDGATRADTPAATPAVAAGGPYYVQVGAFSDEKNANRALQRLIADGYKGSVMVKTDEGLFRVQAGSFPDEATAGAALDKLRTDYPKGFVLKKP, from the coding sequence ATGAAGAAAACCATACTGGCCCTGGCGGTGCTGACCGCGGCCGCCCTCGTCCTCGGCGGCTGCTTCCGCAAACACATCGAATCCGCGCCGCCGGTGCGGCAACCGGCCAAACAGGCCGAGACCGCCCCGCCGCCCGTTATCGAGGAGACCTACGTGGTGGGCGATGAAAAGCCGCTGGACGAGCCCATCGACGAGGTCTACGAGGTGGACGCGGCCAAGCAGGCCGGCACCAAGCCCCCTGCCGTGGGCGAGGACGACCTGGCCGAGGAGCCGCTGCCCGACGCGGACCAGCTCAAGCGCGAGGCCGAGGCCGCCGCTGCCCAGGGAACGCCCCCGGCCGTGGAACCGCCCGCGCAGCAGGCCGTGGAGCCGACGGTGAAAGCCGACGCGAAACCGGCCGCGAGCACGGTGGCCGAACCGGCACCGGTGCGAACGCCGACCAACCCGGAGGACGAGATCGTCGGCATCGGGGACGTGGCGGGAACGGACGGCGCAACACGGGCCGACACCCCGGCCGCGACACCGGCCGTGGCCGCGGGCGGCCCGTATTATGTTCAGGTGGGCGCGTTCTCGGATGAAAAGAATGCAAACAGAGCCCTGCAGCGTCTCATTGCGGACGGCTACAAGGGCTCTGTGATGGTCAAGACCGACGAGGGGCTGTTCCGGGTGCAGGCGGGCTCGTTCCCGGACGAGGCAACGGCCGGAGCCGCCCTGGATAAACTGAGGACGGACTACCCCAAGGGGTTTGTGCTGAAGAAGCCGTAA
- a CDS encoding HIT family protein, with translation MPIADSECIFCKIVAGEIPCAKVFESDTVLAFLDIAPVHPGHALVLPKDHHPTLMDIPPALGNDLFKALSAVGGAVMEATGADGLNLMQNNYEAAGQLVHHAHFHLIPRFADDGLKLWAQSSYETPDHMQKLAATIAGLLK, from the coding sequence ATGCCGATTGCGGATTCCGAGTGTATCTTTTGCAAGATCGTGGCCGGGGAAATTCCCTGCGCCAAGGTCTTTGAATCGGACACGGTCCTGGCCTTTCTGGACATCGCGCCCGTGCATCCGGGCCATGCCCTGGTGCTGCCCAAGGACCATCATCCGACGCTCATGGACATCCCCCCGGCGCTCGGCAACGACCTCTTCAAGGCCCTGTCCGCCGTGGGCGGAGCCGTCATGGAGGCCACCGGCGCCGACGGGCTCAACCTCATGCAGAACAACTACGAGGCAGCCGGACAACTGGTTCATCACGCGCATTTTCATCTCATACCGAGGTTTGCGGACGACGGCCTGAAACTGTGGGCCCAGTCGTCCTACGAAACCCCGGACCACATGCAGAAACTCGCGGCCACTATCGCGGGATTGCTGAAGTAA